The following coding sequences lie in one Apium graveolens cultivar Ventura chromosome 3, ASM990537v1, whole genome shotgun sequence genomic window:
- the LOC141714405 gene encoding uncharacterized protein LOC141714405, with the protein MDRGAALGFIGLPKNSQIIDRGNSFRLAYGIDALVPVEVGLESYPTKVYNVEVNDFGTRANVDFLEEEREAVHQINLKHLLQAAQYYDSGVKKRSFGIDKLVLRELAASMPTRQVKLQPNWEGPYKVVEVVHPETYKLETMAGKIVKNTWHARRFQKFYQ; encoded by the coding sequence ATGGATCGAGGAGCTGCCCTGGGATTTATAGGCTTACCGAAAAACTCCCAGATCATCGATCGGGGAAACTCCTTTAGGCTGGCATATGGAATAGATGCCCTTGTTCCGGTCGAAGTGGGATTAGAGTCATATCCAACAAAAGTTTACAATGTGGAGGTCAACGACTTTGGAACAAGGGCAAACGTAGATTTTTTAGAAGAAGAAAGGGAAGCCGTTCACCAAATAAACCTAAAACACCTGCTACAGGCCGCCCAATACTATGATTCGGGTGTCAAGAAAAGATCATTCGGTATTGACAAATTGGTCCTACGGGAGTTAGCTGCATCCATGCCAACAAGACAAGTGAAACTTCAGCCAAACTGGGAAGGACCTTACAAAGTGGTTGAGGTCGTTCATCCCGAAACTTACAAGTTGGAAACGATGGCCGGAAAAATTGTCAAGAACACTTGGCATGCTAGACGCTTTCAAAAATTTTATCAgtaa